TTGGATTTTGGATTGAGAAATGATGTTGACCCTCTCCCAAAGGCAGAGGGAATGAGGAAATTAGCTCCCTTCTCCCTTTGGGAGAAGGGTTGGGGATGAGGGCAATTCATTTTTAATCCAGAATTGAAAATTTAAAATTCTTCTTCGCGACTGCATTCATCAAAAACCAGAATAAATTATGGTAGCCTCAACACAATTGGCAAGTGACAACATCACCGTCACACCCGAATCTCTCGATTTACCTGCTTTGCTCAAGCAACTGCTCGATAGGCGATCGCTTTCAGTCGATCAAGCCAGAGCGCTTATGGAAGGTTGGCTGACAGATGCTATTTCTCCAGTACTATCTGGGGCAATTTTGGCAGCGATTCAAGCCAAAGGAGTATCTACAGAAGAGTTGGTAGGTATGGCTGGTGTCCTGCAATCCCAATCTTCTTCCCCCATTGCCCCTTGTCCCCAGAGGGGGCCGCACCTTCCCCATTCACCACTCCCTACTCCCTTAGTAGACACTTGCGGAACGGGAGGAGATGGAGCTTCAACCTTCAACATCTCCACAGCCGTCGCCTTTGTTGTTGCAGCAGCAGGGGTAAAAGTTGCAAAGCATGGTAATCGTTCGGCGTCCAGCAAGACTGGTTCTGCTGATGTGTTAGAGGCTTTAGGTATAAATCTTAGCGCCGATCCTCAGAAAGTCAAGTCCGCAGTCGATGAAGTCGGCGTAACATTCTTGTTTGCTCCTGGGTGGCATCCAGCACTCAAAGCAGTTGCTGCTATGCGAAAAACATTAAAAGTGCGAACTGTTTTTAACTTGCTGGGTCCTTTGGTCAATCCCATGCGACCAACAGGGCAAATTATTGGTGTGTGTGACCCAATGCTAGTAGAAACAATTGCGAAAGCTTTGTCAGAACTAGGAACTCGTCGTGCAATTGTAGTGTACGGACGGGAAAGGTTAGATGAAGCTGGGCTAGCAGATTTAAATGACTTGGCTGTACTCAAAGATCGAAGTGTCATTCCATCTGTACTTAGTCCGGAAGAACTGGGTTTAACTCCTGCGCCAACGGAAGCATTACGAGGAGGAGAAGTCCAGGAAAACGCAGAAATTTTAAAAGCGGTGTTACAAGGAAAAGGAACACAACCACAGCAAGATGTTGTGGCATTAAACGCAGCCCTAGCACTTTATGTGGGTGAAGCAATTGATGATGGAGCAACGGATATTGCCACCGCAGCTGTAAAAGGTATTGCCCTTGCCAAGGAAGTTCTGCAAAGTGGTGAAGCTTGGAAAAAACTAGAACAGCTTGCGGAATTTTTAAATCAGTGACCGGTGACCGGTGACCAGTGACCAGTGTAAGGGCGCAAGGCATTGCGCCCCTACTAACCACTCACTACTATCAAATTTAGAGGATAAACAATCATGATTGTAATTATTAAGAATAATACACCTGTTGATGAAATTACTCGTATTAGTCAAGAATTGAGTGAAAATTGGGGAGTTACTGTAGAAAAAAGTGTCGGTCAGCATAAAGTGGTTCTCGGAATGATTGGTGAAACTGCAACTCTTGACCCAATGGTTATTCAAAATAGCAGCCCTTGGATCGAGCAAGTTTTGCGTGTTGAGAAACCTTTTAAGCGGGCGAGCCGACAATTCCGTCACGGACAACCAAGCGAAGTTGTTGTACCTACACCCAATGGTTCTGTCTGCATTGGCGAGCAACATCCTATTGTATTGATTGCTGGACCTTGCTCTGTTGAAAATGAAGCCATGATTGTAGAAACAGCTAAGCGGGTGAAGGCTGCGGGAGCTAAGTTTCTGCGTGGTGGTGCTTTCAAGCCTCGTACTTCTCCTTATGCCTTTCAAGGACACGGTGAGAGTGCTCTAGAGTTATTAGCAGCTGCTCGTGAAGCGACAGGTTTGGGTATCATTACAGAAGTTATGGATGCTGCTGATTTGGCTGCGATCGTTCGTGTTGCTGATGTGGTACAAGTTGGCGCTCGAAATATGCAAAACTTTTCTCTATTAAAGAAAGTAGGTGCTCAAGATAAGCCTGTACTGCTCAAGCGAGGAATGTCTTGCACAATTGATGAGTGGCTCATGGCAGCAGAATATATTCTGGCTGGTGGAAATCCAAATGTGATTCTTTGCGAGCGTGGGATCAGAACTTTTGATTCTAAATATGTTCGCAACACCTTAGATTTGTCTGTCATTCCAGTATTGAGACAGCTTACACACTTACCAATCATGATCGATCCCAGTCATGGTACTGGTAAGTCTGAGTATGTTGGCTCAATGGCGTTAGCAGCTATAGCAGCAGGTACAGATTCTTTAATGATTGAAGTTCACCCCAATCCTGCTAAAGCACTTTCTGATGGACCCCAATCCCTCACTCCCGAAAAGTTTGATTGCTTGGTTCAGGAATTGTCAGTTATTGGCAAAGTCGTTGGTCGTTGGTCTAATGAACAGACTTTCAAACCTTCCCGAAAGGAAGTAGGTGTTATGGTGTAGAAGTTAAAAGTTAATTCTAACTTTTGATTTTGTACTTATTCCTAATTTGAAAGATTATGTAGGTAGGGCTAAAGCCCATCAATTTTAGCTTTTAGTAGGCATTGCCCACCCTACAAAAATTCTTCCTAATTTAAATTAGACACTGTATTCCTGCTATAGGACTCCTATTTAATTTTTGAAATATACGTATGTAGGGCTAAAGCCCACCACATAAAGCTTTTGGTGGTCTTTAGCCCTACATACCAAGATTTTTTGATAAATCATTTATGATTCCTAATATTGATACTTAATGAGTTAATTAAAGGTAGCGATCGCGCTGTCTATTTTGCATTTTAAAATATATCTAAAAATTTGATAAATACATCAAAATAAATTTTATTGAATTTCTTGAATATTTTGTTTAAGTTTTATATAGATAGTAGCGTGATTTACAGTTTGATTTGATTGCGTATACATCGTTTCAGA
This genomic interval from Scytonema hofmannii PCC 7110 contains the following:
- the trpD gene encoding anthranilate phosphoribosyltransferase, whose product is MVASTQLASDNITVTPESLDLPALLKQLLDRRSLSVDQARALMEGWLTDAISPVLSGAILAAIQAKGVSTEELVGMAGVLQSQSSSPIAPCPQRGPHLPHSPLPTPLVDTCGTGGDGASTFNISTAVAFVVAAAGVKVAKHGNRSASSKTGSADVLEALGINLSADPQKVKSAVDEVGVTFLFAPGWHPALKAVAAMRKTLKVRTVFNLLGPLVNPMRPTGQIIGVCDPMLVETIAKALSELGTRRAIVVYGRERLDEAGLADLNDLAVLKDRSVIPSVLSPEELGLTPAPTEALRGGEVQENAEILKAVLQGKGTQPQQDVVALNAALALYVGEAIDDGATDIATAAVKGIALAKEVLQSGEAWKKLEQLAEFLNQ
- the aroF gene encoding 3-deoxy-7-phosphoheptulonate synthase translates to MIVIIKNNTPVDEITRISQELSENWGVTVEKSVGQHKVVLGMIGETATLDPMVIQNSSPWIEQVLRVEKPFKRASRQFRHGQPSEVVVPTPNGSVCIGEQHPIVLIAGPCSVENEAMIVETAKRVKAAGAKFLRGGAFKPRTSPYAFQGHGESALELLAAAREATGLGIITEVMDAADLAAIVRVADVVQVGARNMQNFSLLKKVGAQDKPVLLKRGMSCTIDEWLMAAEYILAGGNPNVILCERGIRTFDSKYVRNTLDLSVIPVLRQLTHLPIMIDPSHGTGKSEYVGSMALAAIAAGTDSLMIEVHPNPAKALSDGPQSLTPEKFDCLVQELSVIGKVVGRWSNEQTFKPSRKEVGVMV